Proteins from a genomic interval of Halopseudomonas litoralis:
- a CDS encoding ABC transporter ATP-binding protein, whose product MSPPVIQLEQATFAWPGQPTLLDIDTFILQPGERVFLKGPSGSGKTTLLSLLGGVQLPARGHIRLLGQDLARLSSSARDRFRADHSGYIFQMFNLLPYLSITENIALPCHFSRLRRQRAAERHGSVTAAATDLLQQLGMNQSALRDKPVAELSIGQQQRVAAARALIGSPELIIADEPTSALDADTREAFLQLLFAECKAAGSSLLFVSHDAALEPLFDRSLALAELNRAAIREAS is encoded by the coding sequence ATGTCCCCACCCGTGATACAGCTTGAACAGGCCACCTTCGCCTGGCCCGGCCAACCAACGCTGTTGGATATCGACACCTTCATTTTGCAGCCCGGCGAACGGGTGTTCCTCAAGGGCCCCTCCGGCAGCGGCAAGACCACCTTGCTGAGCCTGCTCGGCGGTGTGCAGCTGCCGGCGCGCGGACATATCCGCCTGCTTGGCCAGGATCTGGCCCGTCTGTCCAGCTCGGCCCGTGATCGATTTCGTGCCGACCACAGCGGTTATATATTCCAGATGTTCAACCTGCTGCCCTACCTGTCGATCACCGAGAACATCGCCCTGCCCTGCCACTTCTCACGACTGCGCCGGCAGCGCGCAGCAGAGCGCCATGGCTCGGTGACCGCGGCGGCAACCGATCTGCTGCAACAGTTGGGTATGAATCAGTCCGCGCTGCGCGATAAACCGGTGGCCGAACTGTCCATCGGCCAACAACAACGCGTCGCCGCCGCCCGGGCATTGATTGGTAGCCCGGAATTGATCATTGCCGACGAGCCGACATCGGCACTGGATGCCGATACCCGCGAAGCCTTTCTCCAATTGCTGTTCGCCGAATGCAAGGCGGCGGGCAGCAGTTTGCTGTTTGTCAGCCATGATGCGGCGCTGGAGCCCCTGTTCGATCGTAGCCTGGCGCTGGCTGAACTCAATCGCGCCGCCATCAGGGAGGCCAGTTGA
- a CDS encoding outer membrane protein OmpK, with protein sequence MKKATTAALVLIAGGLSAFPACADELVQWHTNSLTYLYGKNFKVDPPIQQTLTFEHASGWSVGDLFLFVDQINFNGKGANDGDDERTHYGEFSPRLSLGKISGINMAAGPVTDILVSMTYEFGKGDTEAYLIGPAFDLAIPGFDFFQLNTYLRKTDGGRPGDNVWQITPVWSYTIPMGRSDLVIDGFIDWVVDNDENSRGDYHANVHINPQIKYDLGKALGWREKVYVGIEYDYWKNKFGIKDGGYVSEQFVGETNQNTASLLLKAHF encoded by the coding sequence ATGAAAAAAGCAACCACCGCCGCACTTGTGCTTATCGCTGGTGGGCTAAGTGCCTTTCCTGCCTGCGCTGATGAACTTGTCCAATGGCATACCAATAGCCTGACCTACCTTTACGGCAAGAACTTCAAGGTAGACCCGCCTATTCAGCAGACGCTCACATTTGAACACGCCAGCGGCTGGAGCGTAGGTGATCTGTTTCTGTTCGTTGATCAGATCAACTTCAACGGCAAGGGTGCCAATGATGGGGATGATGAACGAACACATTACGGTGAATTCTCGCCGCGCCTGTCGTTAGGAAAAATCAGTGGTATCAACATGGCCGCCGGCCCTGTCACTGATATATTGGTCTCGATGACCTACGAATTCGGCAAAGGCGACACGGAAGCCTATCTGATCGGGCCCGCCTTTGACCTGGCGATACCGGGGTTCGACTTCTTCCAGCTCAATACCTATCTTCGTAAAACCGATGGCGGCCGCCCTGGTGATAATGTCTGGCAGATCACCCCTGTCTGGAGTTATACCATCCCGATGGGCCGGTCCGACCTGGTGATTGATGGCTTCATCGACTGGGTTGTGGACAATGACGAAAACAGTCGCGGCGACTATCACGCCAACGTCCATATCAACCCCCAGATCAAATACGACCTGGGCAAGGCCCTGGGCTGGAGAGAAAAGGTCTATGTGGGCATCGAATATGACTACTGGAAGAACAAATTCGGTATTAAAGATGGCGGCTATGTCAGCGAGCAGTTTGTCGGCGAAACCAATCAAAACACCGCGAGCCTGCTATTGAAGGCACACTTTTAA
- a CDS encoding DMT family transporter, with the protein MWIYLFMALAAGAVLPLQAGLNAQLALSAGHALWAACASFAIGLLLLLAVCLTVRLPRPVWGDLAAMPFWQWSGGLMGAFFVTAMVMLSPRLGAATMLGMVLVGQMTAAALIDHFGLAGFTPHALSIGRAVGIALLIAGGIIVRLY; encoded by the coding sequence ATGTGGATCTACCTGTTCATGGCGTTGGCCGCAGGGGCTGTCTTACCGTTGCAAGCTGGCTTGAACGCTCAACTGGCACTGAGCGCAGGGCATGCCTTGTGGGCAGCCTGTGCCTCCTTCGCCATTGGACTGTTGTTGCTGCTAGCCGTGTGTCTGACCGTTCGCTTACCCCGTCCGGTATGGGGAGATCTCGCCGCGATGCCCTTCTGGCAGTGGAGCGGAGGGCTCATGGGTGCCTTTTTTGTTACGGCCATGGTCATGCTCAGCCCCCGGCTGGGCGCGGCCACCATGCTGGGCATGGTGCTGGTCGGGCAAATGACGGCTGCCGCCTTGATTGACCATTTTGGCTTGGCGGGATTTACCCCACATGCACTCAGCATCGGACGCGCCGTGGGTATTGCATTGTTGATTGCCGGAGGCATTATCGTGCGCCTGTATTGA